Proteins encoded together in one Oncorhynchus nerka isolate Pitt River linkage group LG19, Oner_Uvic_2.0, whole genome shotgun sequence window:
- the LOC115101470 gene encoding high mobility group protein B3-like produces the protein MAKGDARKPKGKMSAYAYFVQTCREEHKNKNPEIPVNFSEFSKKCSGRWKTMSPKEKSKFEDQAKQDKARYDSEMTSYGPPGKRGKKALKDPNAPKRPQSGFFVFCAEQRPKIKAQHPSFGIGDVAKKLGEMWNNLTDSNKQPYLAKANKLKEKYQKDVADYKGGKVGGAGASKSKKAEDDDEDDDDEDDDDEDEDEEDD, from the exons ATGGCCAAAGGTGACGCTCGTAAGCCGAAGGGCAAAATGTCTGCCTATGCCTACTTTGTTCAAACCTGCCGAGAAGAACACAAAAATAAGAATCCAGAGATCCCAGTCAACTTTTCAGAGTTTTCTAAGAAGTGCTCTGGAAGATGGAAG ACAATGTCTCCAAAGGAGAAGTCAAAGTTTGAGGACCAGGCCAAGCAGGACAAAGCTCGCTATGATTCGGAAATGACGAGCTATGGTCCTCCTGGGAAAAGGGGCAAGAAGGCACTGAAGGATCCTAACGCGCCAAAGAGACCTCA ATCTGGATTCTTTGTTTTCTGTGCTGAGCAGCGCCCCAAGATCAAAGCCCAACACCCAAGCTTTGGCATTGGGGATGTGGCCAAGAAGCTTGGTGAGATGTGGAACAACTTGACAGACTCCAATAAGCAGCCGTATCTTGCCAAAGCCAACAAACTCAAGGAAAAATACCAAAAG GATGTGGCAGATTACAAAGGAGGAAAAGTGGGTGGGGCAGGAGCCTCTAAATCAAAGAAGGCTGAAGATGATGATGAGGACGATGATGATGAGGACGACGATGacgaggatgaggatgaggaggatgattaA
- the LOC115101469 gene encoding transmembrane protein 185-like — protein MNLRGFFQDFNPSKFLIYACLLLFSVLLSLRLDGIIQWSYWAVFAPIWLWKLTVIIGASVGTGVWAHNPQYRAEGETCVEFKAMLIAVGIHLLLLTFEVLVCDRVERGTHFWLLVFMPLFFVSPVSVAACVWGFRHDRSLELEILCSVNILQFIFIALRLDKIISWPWLVVCVPLWIVMSFLCLVVLYYIVWSVLFLRSMDLIAEQRRTHITMAISWMTIVVPLLTFEILLVHKLDGHYGSSYVSVFVPLWLSLVTLMATTFGQKGGNHWWFGIRKDFCQFLLELFPFLREYGNVSYDLHHEDAEVSVEMPAHDQPKIAPMFRKKTGVVITQSPGKYFVPPPKLCIDMPD, from the exons ATGAATCTTCGGGGATTCTTCCAAGATTTCAATCCCAG TAAGTTCCTCATCTATGCCTGCCTGCTACTGTTTTCGGTTCTGCTGTCGCTGCGTCTGGATGGCATCATCCAATGGAGTTATTGGGCTGTCTTTGCCCCCATATGGCTATGGAAGCTCACGGTCATCATCGGTGCCTCAGTGGGCACAGGCGTCTGGGCCCACAACCCACAGTACAG GGCTGAGGGTGAAACCTGTGTGGAGTTCAAGGCCATGCTGATTGCTGTTGGGATCCACCTGCTCCTGCTCACCTTTGAGGTGCTGGTGTGTGACCGCGTGGAGAGGGGCACTCACTTCTGGCTGCTGGTCTTCATGCCCCTCTTCTTTGTCTCACCTGTCTCTGTTGCAGCCTGTGTGTGGGGCTTCCGGCATGATCGCTCTCTAGAG TTGGAGATCTTGTGCTCAGTCAATATTCTTCAGTTTATCTTCATTGCCCTGCGACTAGATAAAATCATCAGTTGGCCTTGGCTG GTTGTCTGTGTGCCACTGTGGATTGTCATGTCCTTCCTGTGCCTTGTGGTActctactacattgtgtggtcagTGCTCTTTCTGCGGTCTATGGACCTCATTGCAGAGCAACGGCGTACTCACATCACCATGGCGATCAGCTGGATGACAATCGTTGTACCCTTGCTAACCTTTGAG ATCCTGTTGGTCCATAAATTGGATGGCCACTACGGCTCCAGCTATGTGTCAGTATTCGTGCCTCTCTGGCTATCCCTGGTGACTCTGATGGCCACGACCTTCGGCCAGAAAGGAGGCAACCACT GGTGGTTTGGCATCCGAAAAGACTTCTGCCAGTTTCTTCTTGAGCTCTTTCCCTTCCTGCGGGAGTATGGGAACGTTTCCTACGACCTGCACCACGAGGACGCTGAGGTGTCCGTGGAGATGCCTGCACACGACCAGCCAAAAATAGCTCCCATGTTCCGCAAAAAGACTGGTGTGGTGATCACACAGAGCCCAGGGAAGTACTTTGTGCCTCCTCCAAAACTGTGCATTGACATGCCTGACTAA
- the LOC115101471 gene encoding protein EOLA1-like, with product MTLQVGCLSFRQPYAGLVLNGVKSIETRWRPLLSAMENCTLAIHIAQKDWEGDQWRDMLTNTFGMSHMQIEELLASGDRFGRGVVAGLVEVGETWCCSDNVPEEDLREMEKAAVLTGLTEKHLTQLSNPRWLKEPLYARGHKDIWTVDIPVQLLPSA from the exons ATGACATTACAAGTGGGTTGCCTATCATTCAGGCAGCCGTACGCGGGGTTAGTACTTAATGGTGTAAAAAGTATTGAGACACGTTGGCGCCCCTTGTTGTCCGCAATGGAAAACTGCACTCTAGCTATTCATATTGCGCAGAAGGACTGGGAGGGCGACCAGTGGAGAGACATGCTCACCAATACATTTGGAATGAGCCATATGCAAATAGAGGAGCTTCTGGCGTCAGGTGACAGATTCGGCCGTGGAGTCGTGGCAG GcttggtggaggtgggggagacTTGGTGCTGCTCTGACAATGTGCCAGAGGAGGAtctgagggagatggagaaggcaGCAGTGCTCACTGGGCTCACAGAGAAACACCTCACACAGCTGTCAAACCCACGCTGGCTCAAGGAACCACTTTATGCCAGAGGTCACAAAGACATTTGGACAGTGGACATCCCAGTACAATTACTGCCATCTGCGTAG